The genomic DNA GAGATTTTTTGTTGTAATTTTGATATCAGTATCTGTAGTTTATATTAAAATATCTGTCTCGAGGAATTTACGAGTGTTTAGTGGGTGGGGATTGATAAATTATTATTGTGTAGATTGTTATTAATGGCCATACCCACACGAAGTAAGTCAGCTACAACTACAATAAAGAGTATTAACTTTCGGAGGTCTAACGGGGTTAGATGATTTTTGCTTGTATcattcaagaatttgaaaccaaTTTATATCCTATCATAACTTCGGCAGTGGTATGTTCTATTTACTTCAATCATCATAACTTTCATTTGGTGTTGTAATTCTGATTAAAAGTAAGTTTAAATTGGAGTCGTGGATTTGGAATTAATTTTGACTATCAAAACTTGTCTTTTCTGGTTAACGGCAATACATTGTTGATAAATTAGGATAGAAAATACCAAAAGGATAGAGGTTTTTGTAGCTGTTAGTACATCTGTAGTAGTGATAAAGTTTGTTGTAGACTGGAGGAACCTAATTCGTGTAGTTTGTTTGTTACGGGTGAGTCTGGGAGTTATTATGCTTATAATTCCTCTGCTTCCTACTCTGCGCTTGTTAGtatgattttttatttttttctctgTTCCTTTTGAAAAGAAAATTAATATGTTCCAGGTTTGCAGTTTGCTTATTTGAGTGGTGTATAGATGGAGCAATCCCACCCAGGTTGTGATGGAGGAGCAGAAGCAGTGATAAACTTACGACCCAATTCAACAATCTCTATTGCTTATCACCCTCTTTTTGGTCCACATGATGATATGATTCTCCTTGAGTTGGATGAAAAGCTCCTCCCAGATGTCCTCGACCAaaggtttttaaaaattatatttccttGTTGTTTGTCGGTTTTTCTTATACATCTTTATTCATACTATCATTGACCCTTATTCTAAACTTTAGAATAAGCTTAAGAGGCCAGCTGGAAGAAGATGCAGTTCTCTGTACTCAGTCAAAGACCTATGCTGTAAAGTTTGTCGGAAACTCCAACTCGGTATTACTAATACCCCCCTCAGATCAGTTTTCCCATCAAAGCCACATTAAAAGAACTGATGAAGAAGCTGTTGCATCAGTCATCAAAGTGGCACTAGGCAACATGGAGCTGGTTGAGATTGCTCCCAAAGTAGATAAGCTAAAATTGTTGTTGTCTAGGAATCCACTCAAATTGGGTGAGTTGACTGAAAAAGATGATCTGGATGAGATGATTGACGTTGACAAAAACTTGTATACATGGGATGACCTTACTGACATGATACAAGCTAGTGATGAGGAATTGAGGACAGCATTAAATGCTTTTTTAGCAGTTGAGATTAATGGATACTGGAGAATTGTGGATGAGAGTTATATGGATGCAATTCTGAATATTCTTTTGCAAAATTCTATAATGAACGACTGGTCCTTGAATGCTCTTAATGAAGATGAGGTTGTGGGTGTGCTGGAATCAGATGGGTTTACTCGTATTATTGCACACCATTGTTTGCAAGTTTATGGTTCAAAGGTTGACAGGGAAAGTTTATGGCGGTTGGATGAACGAAAGGTGTGTGTTCATTTCGCAAGAGGAATCTTGAGAGGAGGAAAAATGAAGATGGAAATTTTTATGGAGGAGTGGAGGCGAAAGGTTCCTGAACGAATGAGTGTTAACTTTGACATTTTGGAAGGTGAAGTTCTTACGGAAACACTTGGAATCCAGACATGGGTATATGCTTTCAGTATATCATCTCTACCATGTGACCCTGCTGCACGTTTCTCTGCCCTTTTTCATGAGCGCAAAAAGTGGGAGTGGAGGGATCTAAACCCTTACATCAGGTACGAGTTCCCTTGTGCTTGGTTAGCCTAGACATTTTCTGCTGATGCTTAGTTTTATTTTCAAAGCAGTGCCATTGTCATACATATTTAGTGTAGCCTTTTAGCTGTAGAGGCTGTTGGACACCATCAGTTATGCATTCTCCTTCAAATGTTTTTATTTTAAACAAAGAAGTAAATATTCGTGCATATTTTCTACAGGGACTTGAGTGTTCCCGGTCTTTCATCTGATGCTTTGCTTCTCAAATACACTCGTAGAACCCAGCCTACTCCAGACTCGGAACCAGTTTTTACTATGAGATAGTTTGGTGGAATTGAATATCCAGAGTTGTAGTTTGTTGGCAGTTTTCTACTTGCTGTCACATATTAGGTACTTCTCGAAACTTGGAATGAAATCTGCATTAATTGCAGTTGAGAAAGAATCTTAACTGCAATAGTATATGATAGATAACAGCAGGCACAGCCTTTTGATTTTAGTcgtttaaaaaaaaaattctgctCTGTTGTTCAGCTTTCAAGATTCCTATGTTAAATTTACCACATGTATGATTTTTGCTGAATTTAAATTTACTCTGCCTAAGAAAAAACCTCGTCATTTTATGACGAACCGGCAAATTCTTTGTCAGCAGTACTCTACAGATAAGTACACACTATGGGGTCCGGTCCCTGACAATGGTTTGTTATGGAGGTTTTTACAAAACAAATGACTTCTGCATTGTTGGATGAAAGAATGGACGGTTACAATTAAAAAGAAGCGTGCTGCCAACCGCGGACAATGTCCATGGTACGTGAGAATTCACTAACACAGATTGTGGACATTGTGGCCAGGTAGCAACCGTGGACAATATCCA from Apium graveolens cultivar Ventura chromosome 5, ASM990537v1, whole genome shotgun sequence includes the following:
- the LOC141724265 gene encoding uncharacterized protein LOC141724265 — its product is MEQSHPGCDGGAEAVINLRPNSTISIAYHPLFGPHDDMILLELDEKLLPDVLDQRISLRGQLEEDAVLCTQSKTYAVKFVGNSNSVLLIPPSDQFSHQSHIKRTDEEAVASVIKVALGNMELVEIAPKVDKLKLLLSRNPLKLGELTEKDDLDEMIDVDKNLYTWDDLTDMIQASDEELRTALNAFLAVEINGYWRIVDESYMDAILNILLQNSIMNDWSLNALNEDEVVGVLESDGFTRIIAHHCLQVYGSKVDRESLWRLDERKVCVHFARGILRGGKMKMEIFMEEWRRKVPERMSVNFDILEGEVLTETLGIQTWVYAFSISSLPCDPAARFSALFHERKKWEWRDLNPYIRDLSVPGLSSDALLLKYTRRTQPTPDSEPVFTMR